The following are encoded in a window of Methanobrevibacter ruminantium M1 genomic DNA:
- a CDS encoding sugar O-acetyltransferase produces MMSELEKLKSGLVYCYDDEEVSAIKDNAIYQSFRYNNIDPNDKQKQYDALEEILGSCGDDVWIGKRFSFDNGKNIHIGNNFTGNYNLTILDIREVYIGDNVMIGPHTLITTVGHPLEPKGRRKHLAMADSIHIGDDVWIGGNVTILPGVNIGNNVVIGAGAVVTKDIPDNSLAIGVPAKVVREIENDIE; encoded by the coding sequence ATGATGAGCGAACTTGAAAAACTAAAATCCGGCCTTGTATACTGCTATGACGATGAGGAAGTCTCAGCAATAAAGGACAATGCAATCTATCAAAGCTTTAGATACAACAATATCGACCCAAATGACAAGCAAAAGCAATATGATGCATTGGAAGAGATTTTAGGAAGCTGTGGAGATGATGTCTGGATAGGAAAAAGATTTAGCTTTGACAATGGAAAAAACATACACATAGGAAACAATTTTACAGGAAACTACAATCTAACCATTCTTGATATAAGGGAAGTCTACATTGGAGACAATGTAATGATAGGCCCACACACCCTTATAACCACTGTAGGCCATCCATTAGAGCCAAAGGGAAGAAGGAAGCATCTTGCAATGGCTGATTCTATACATATAGGTGATGATGTATGGATAGGAGGAAACGTTACAATTCTCCCTGGAGTGAATATAGGAAACAATGTGGTTATAGGAGCAGGAGCGGTTGTTACAAAGGACATTCCAGACAATTCACTTGCAATTGGAGTTCCTGCAAAGGTGGTCCGCGAGATAGAAAACGATATAGAATGA
- a CDS encoding zinc ribbon domain-containing protein codes for MVKCSKCGSENKSEAKFCHSCGAKLDIKDPYNLDGKSREYGSTTGKSAGSASAYYDHSANSGGSSSDSTGGIDNFRNMSNFKKIIFACCAVFIVLFILSLAAQALGFDMEPYSENKTAYHNYSSLDLDDDGALCLEELEIEYSNISSSKMSDIFKKSDKNRNHLIRGAEYDMLNYYVNEHFKDLEKKKNEKTSSSSSSSSSSSGSSSYKSPFTTSGSSDDGAETCPFCGSEAVYESGNSYKCAECGRTISNPDDLDLNYDEGYY; via the coding sequence ATGGTTAAATGTTCAAAATGTGGGAGTGAAAATAAGTCTGAAGCAAAGTTTTGTCATAGTTGCGGTGCTAAATTAGATATAAAGGACCCATATAATCTTGATGGCAAATCAAGAGAGTATGGTTCTACAACAGGCAAGAGTGCTGGCTCTGCTAGCGCCTATTATGACCATAGCGCTAATTCTGGTGGTTCCAGTTCAGATTCCACCGGAGGAATTGATAATTTTAGAAATATGAGCAATTTTAAAAAGATCATTTTTGCTTGCTGTGCTGTTTTTATAGTTTTATTCATTTTGTCCTTAGCTGCTCAAGCACTTGGATTTGATATGGAACCTTATAGCGAAAATAAAACCGCTTATCATAATTATTCAAGTTTGGATTTAGATGATGATGGGGCATTATGCTTGGAAGAGCTTGAGATAGAATATTCTAATATTTCAAGTTCAAAGATGAGTGATATCTTTAAAAAATCCGATAAGAATCGTAATCATCTGATAAGAGGCGCTGAGTATGATATGCTGAACTATTATGTGAATGAGCATTTTAAAGACTTGGAGAAAAAGAAAAACGAAAAAACAAGTAGTTCCAGTTCTAGTTCTAGCTCTAGTTCAGGTTCCAGTTCATACAAGTCTCCATTTACAACAAGCGGTTCCTCGGATGATGGAGCTGAAACATGTCCGTTCTGCGGTAGTGAAGCTGTTTATGAATCTGGAAACTCGTATAAATGTGCCGAATGTGGTAGAACTATTTCAAATCCAGATGATTTAGATTTAAATTATGATGAGGGCTATTATTAG
- a CDS encoding zinc-ribbon domain-containing protein yields MKKCSKCGSENPDNAKFCHNCGSKDFGTNENICPKCGESNVKEAKFCHKCGASLSSNSSSGSSSSYNPTGMNGPFGAGANDKPGSVMNGPFGAGANDKPGSVMNGPFGAGANGVADSFAFDPSSNDKSSSSSNSNSSSNSNSSSNYSSSSNSNSSSNSNSSSNSNSSSNSNSSSNNQGSTASSANQSNSTASTKNQSNSTISSTTANTGNEGPGLKKICCCYVPVILLVLFIIFAILLNAFPENFSATYDDEFYQLDIDGDGRLSLSEASQLNPGMSDSSISSYFNEADKNNNGYLIGHEFDDFYSDVKPYSSSSSSSSSSNSHKYSSSSSSSSSSSSSSSSDYDSSSDGYVLTCPYCGSEAIYESGSYYKCADCGSIIHNPDDLELNYQEGYMDLLAPIVQINLGGV; encoded by the coding sequence ATGAAAAAATGTAGTAAATGTGGTTCAGAAAATCCAGATAATGCTAAATTTTGTCATAATTGCGGCTCAAAGGATTTTGGAACAAATGAAAATATTTGTCCTAAATGTGGCGAATCCAATGTGAAGGAAGCAAAATTCTGTCATAAGTGTGGAGCTAGCTTAAGCTCTAATTCTTCTTCTGGCAGTTCTAGTTCTTATAATCCCACTGGAATGAACGGTCCTTTTGGTGCTGGTGCTAATGATAAGCCTGGTTCTGTTATGAATGGTCCTTTTGGTGCTGGTGCTAATGATAAGCCTGGTTCTGTTATGAATGGTCCTTTTGGTGCTGGAGCCAATGGTGTAGCTGATTCTTTTGCTTTTGATCCTAGTTCTAATGATAAATCTAGTTCTAGTTCTAACTCTAATTCTAGTTCTAACTCTAATTCCAGTTCTAACTATAGTTCTAGTTCTAACTCTAATTCTAGTTCTAACTCTAATTCTAGTTCTAACTCTAATTCTAGTTCTAACTCTAATTCCAGTTCCAATAATCAGGGTTCTACGGCTTCTTCTGCTAATCAATCTAATTCAACAGCCTCTACCAAAAATCAATCTAATTCAACAATCTCTTCTACCACTGCCAATACAGGAAATGAAGGGCCTGGATTAAAGAAAATATGCTGTTGCTATGTTCCTGTTATTCTTTTAGTTCTTTTTATAATATTTGCAATTTTATTGAATGCTTTTCCTGAAAACTTTTCAGCAACTTATGATGACGAATTTTACCAATTGGACATTGATGGGGATGGAAGATTGTCACTTTCAGAGGCTAGTCAGTTAAACCCTGGAATGTCTGATTCAAGCATTAGTTCATATTTCAATGAAGCTGATAAGAACAACAATGGTTATCTTATAGGCCATGAATTTGATGACTTTTATAGTGATGTGAAACCTTATTCCTCATCATCAAGTAGTTCTTCTTCATCAAATTCCCATAAGTATTCCAGTTCAAGCTCATCTAGCTCATCCAGCTCATCTAGCAGCTCTAGCGATTATGACTCTTCCAGTGACGGTTATGTATTAACCTGTCCATACTGTGGAAGCGAGGCTATTTATGAGTCTGGAAGCTATTATAAGTGTGCAGACTGTGGTAGCATTATTCATAATCCTGATGACTTGGAATTAAACTATCAGGAAGGTTATATGGATCTCTTGGCTCCTATAGTCCAGATTAATCTAGGGGGTGTATAA
- a CDS encoding DUF120 domain-containing protein, giving the protein MEITGIVTTGLGKAAYFLGQDFYKSQFNEKCGFTPFPGTLNLIVEENKLEDIRLMKNSCTNVIKPDQGFGGVKHIRAYLNENIVGAIVFPDKTTHDENYLEFISKDKLRDKYNFKDGDEVVITIDI; this is encoded by the coding sequence ATGGAAATTACAGGAATTGTTACAACAGGTTTAGGAAAAGCAGCTTACTTTCTAGGTCAGGATTTCTACAAAAGTCAATTCAATGAAAAATGCGGTTTTACACCTTTTCCAGGTACTTTAAACCTTATTGTAGAAGAGAATAAGCTCGAAGACATCAGACTTATGAAAAACAGTTGCACAAATGTTATAAAGCCAGATCAAGGATTTGGCGGAGTCAAACACATCAGAGCTTATTTGAATGAGAATATTGTTGGAGCAATTGTATTTCCAGACAAGACCACTCATGATGAAAACTATTTGGAATTTATTTCAAAGGATAAATTGAGGGATAAATATAATTTTAAAGATGGAGATGAGGTTGTAATAACAATAGACATTTAA